In Fimbriimonadaceae bacterium, the genomic window TCGATCGCCATCCGATTGACGAACCAGAAGTCCGGCGTGGCCGTGCTGGGAATGCGATCCCACGTATGGCCCCCGTCGGTGGATTTGAAGATCCCCGAACCCCGCATCGTGGCCGTGTTGGACGACCCTTCGACCGCGTCGAAAAACCCCTCGCCAGTTCCCGCGTAGAGCACATCGGGATCGACGGGGTCCAAAGCCATGCACCCGATCGCCAACGTCGCCATGAAGTCGTCCATCGGCGTCCAGTTCGCCCCGCCGTCGGTCGTCTTCCAGACGCCTCCCGCCGCCGTGCCCAGCCACATCGTGTTCGGGTCGTCGGGATGGATCAGGATCGCGCGCAACCGGCCGCCGATCTGGCCCGGACCAATCCACGACCAGCTTCCGGAGTAGATCCCAGCCAATGGCCGGTTCTTGGCATGACGCATGGTGTCCAGCTGCTCCATCGCGCGCTCGATCGCCCGCTCGGGCACGATGCCGCCTTGGCTCAGGCGTTGCTGGTAGCGAAACCGGGCGGCCTCGACCGCGCCGCTGAACGCACTCTCGTCGTCGTTGCGCGCCAAGGATTTGGCGTCGATTCTAGGGAATTCGGGGTCGGGCCGCCGTGTCTCCGAAGGCACGGAAACGCATCCCGAAACGAAGACGGTCAGTGCGATCGCGCCCGCAAGGCTTGAGGCCCACCTGGTCCAGACCATTCCACACTCCCACGGCGAGGGCCGATGCGTCCCGCCGCGCCTCACTGTAACACGAATTTGGGAGGGCGCGGATGAGGCGCGCGATGTTTCACGCGGAGGACGCAATGGTCGCCAAGGGAAAGCTCACGCGTTTGTTAGGAATCGGCGACGACTTCTTTTGGGAACTTAACCGCGGTGCCGGGCTTGATGCCGAGCTTCTTCGCCGTCCCTGCCTTCAATTCGACGACGAACTGCCCGGCCGCGTCTGCGGGCAGGGATGTTTCGTCGTAGGGTTTGCCGTGGGCGATGTTGATCACCTTACGGTCGGAGGACACGTACAGAATGTCGAGCGGCAAGGGCGTGTTGTGCATCCAGAACTGGAACTTCTCCTTCGGCACCGGCTCGGGGAACACGAAGAGCATCGCCTCATCGTCCCGCACGTCTTTGGTTTCGAGGTGCATCATCCCCTCCTCGCGCTTGCCCGGCGTGTCCATCACCCACGCCTTGAACTTGTGCGAGCCCAAGAACAGGTCCACCACCTTCAGCTCCGACAGTTGGTAGACGCGGAGCATGTTGTAACGCGGGTCCTTGGCCGCCTGTTGCGGGTCGGTGTCCGCGGGGGCGGGATCGGCGACGGTCGTCGTGGGCTGCTCCACCGGTGGTTTCGGCTCGTGCACGACGGGCTTCTCGATCGTCGGCGAGCAAGACGCCACGATGGCGGCGAGGGCGAGCATCGTCACGGTGCGCATCGGTTGCATTGTACAGCGACAGCCGACACGCCCCATCCCCCCATAATCGGGCCATGCGCGAGATCATCGAGCCGTTCCGCATCAAATCCGTCGAGCCCATCCGGTTCACCGATGTCGAGGAGAGGGAGGCGATCCTCCGCAAAGCGGCGTGGAACGTCTTCCGCATCGACGCCGACGACGTGCTGATCGACCTTCTCACAGACTCTGGCACGAGCGCGATGTCGGCCGCCCAGTGGGGCGCCATCATGATCGGCGACGAGAGCTACGCCGGTTCGCGGAGCTTCCACCGTTTCGAAGGAGCCGTCCGCAAGATCTTCGGGTTCAAACACGTGATCCCCACGCACCAGGGACGCGCGTCTGAGAAGATCTTGATGAGCCTCGTCGGCGGCGCCGGGAAGACGATTCCGAACAACAACCATTTCGACACCACCCGGGCCAATAT contains:
- a CDS encoding DUF192 domain-containing protein, which codes for MRTVTMLALAAIVASCSPTIEKPVVHEPKPPVEQPTTTVADPAPADTDPQQAAKDPRYNMLRVYQLSELKVVDLFLGSHKFKAWVMDTPGKREEGMMHLETKDVRDDEAMLFVFPEPVPKEKFQFWMHNTPLPLDILYVSSDRKVINIAHGKPYDETSLPADAAGQFVVELKAGTAKKLGIKPGTAVKFPKEVVADS